From a region of the Prevotella melaninogenica genome:
- a CDS encoding glycosyltransferase → MKVYIDPRTEYRYTSFYRLGLYKFFGKDKIIYSVKPFEDLKITNASQYGCGMEVVFDNENGKITKVYFDIKDVAEIEKDKYDWCDIYSKVNIKFGDLEKYDKLFIPGPNFAVRNRSLIGLLTFGLKNFLRGQSSSFQSLKGFMRDYFYIYERRRSMEFYERDVEVKSNYIFHASTLWYNQFAKECTNLYRGEFLKSCQRAGIEIEGGLYYLRDNPAVLSEMPDYPEYEKLYKDFIYDKRLSMDDYITKTKESILVFNTPSVCGCHGWKLGEYLCMGKAIISSPLLREMPGEGLTHGKNIHIVNSQEEIYDAVVKINSDAQYRKRLEDGARRYYEKWIAPEIVIQRLLEQVGEQP, encoded by the coding sequence ATGAAGGTTTATATTGATCCAAGAACAGAATATAGATATACCTCTTTTTATAGATTAGGTTTATATAAGTTTTTTGGTAAAGACAAAATAATATATTCCGTTAAACCATTTGAAGATTTAAAGATTACAAATGCAAGTCAATATGGTTGTGGAATGGAGGTAGTGTTTGATAATGAAAATGGTAAAATAACGAAAGTTTATTTTGATATTAAGGACGTTGCTGAAATAGAAAAAGATAAATATGATTGGTGTGATATCTATTCTAAAGTTAATATTAAGTTTGGGGACTTAGAAAAGTATGACAAGCTTTTTATCCCTGGTCCTAACTTTGCCGTAAGAAATCGTTCTCTTATTGGATTATTAACTTTTGGATTGAAGAATTTCTTACGTGGACAATCTTCCTCTTTCCAGTCTCTGAAAGGATTTATGCGTGATTACTTTTACATTTATGAGCGTCGCCGCTCAATGGAATTCTATGAGAGGGATGTAGAGGTAAAGTCTAATTATATATTCCATGCGTCTACATTGTGGTATAATCAATTTGCTAAAGAATGTACAAATTTATATAGAGGAGAGTTCTTAAAGTCTTGTCAACGTGCAGGAATAGAAATAGAGGGAGGATTATATTACCTTAGAGATAATCCTGCAGTCTTATCAGAGATGCCAGATTATCCTGAATACGAAAAATTATATAAGGATTTTATTTATGATAAGCGTTTATCTATGGATGATTATATAACGAAGACAAAGGAGAGCATTCTTGTTTTTAACACACCTTCTGTTTGTGGATGTCATGGATGGAAGTTGGGTGAGTATCTTTGTATGGGAAAAGCTATAATTTCATCTCCTCTTCTTCGTGAAATGCCTGGAGAAGGACTAACACATGGAAAAAATATTCATATTGTCAATTCGCAAGAAGAAATCTATGATGCTGTAGTAAAGATTAATTCTGATGCTCAGTATCGTAAGAGGTTAGAAGATGGAGCAAGAAGGTATTACGAAAAGTGGATTGCTCCAGAGATAGTTATTCAACGGTTATTAGAACAGGTTGGTGAACAGCCTTGA
- a CDS encoding glycosyltransferase family 4 protein encodes MRILQVITSLDMGGAETLVVNLIPRLQSLGNTVDLCIFNGKETPLTHRLKKESPQTKIFVLGHGVYNPLYIFKLVKIMKDYDIVHTHNSSPQLFVAIASLFSHTNLVSTEHNTSNRKRNWKWYRPIESWMYGRYDHVICISKIAEDKLREYMGGEWLVKSSNKYKSITTINNGIDVNTISEAEPCKELLYLKESRKSILMVAGFRKQKNQDTIIRALTLLDKEKYEVWFAGIGERMEEVKQLALSLGVSDRVRFLGLRTDIPNVLRAADVIVMSSHWEGLSLSNVEGMSAHKPFIASDVNGLKEVTMGYGILFPHEDAKALAEEINRLASNDAYYNEIAERCYNRALEFDISNTVSGYADVYINIFN; translated from the coding sequence ATGAGAATATTACAAGTCATAACATCTTTGGATATGGGTGGGGCTGAAACGTTGGTTGTTAATTTGATACCAAGGTTGCAGTCTTTGGGGAATACTGTGGATTTATGTATCTTTAATGGTAAAGAGACACCATTGACCCATAGATTGAAGAAAGAGAGTCCACAGACAAAGATATTTGTATTAGGGCATGGAGTTTATAATCCACTCTATATATTTAAATTAGTAAAGATAATGAAGGATTATGATATTGTTCATACGCATAATTCTTCACCACAGCTATTTGTTGCAATCGCCAGTCTGTTTAGTCACACTAATCTTGTTTCTACGGAACATAATACTTCTAATCGGAAACGAAATTGGAAATGGTATCGCCCGATAGAAAGTTGGATGTATGGCAGGTATGATCATGTAATATGTATCAGCAAGATAGCAGAAGACAAACTAAGAGAGTATATGGGAGGGGAATGGCTTGTCAAATCATCAAATAAGTACAAGTCAATTACCACAATAAATAATGGGATTGATGTCAATACAATATCAGAAGCTGAACCATGTAAAGAGTTGTTATATTTAAAAGAAAGTCGTAAGTCTATCTTGATGGTGGCTGGATTTCGTAAACAAAAGAACCAAGATACTATTATTAGGGCTTTAACCTTATTAGATAAAGAAAAATATGAGGTCTGGTTTGCTGGTATAGGTGAACGGATGGAAGAAGTAAAACAGTTAGCTCTATCTTTAGGTGTAAGTGACCGAGTTAGATTTTTAGGCTTACGTACTGATATTCCAAATGTCCTGAGAGCAGCAGATGTTATCGTAATGTCTTCTCATTGGGAAGGATTGAGTCTTAGTAATGTAGAGGGAATGAGTGCACATAAGCCATTTATAGCTTCTGATGTAAATGGTTTGAAAGAGGTTACTATGGGATATGGTATTCTTTTCCCACATGAGGACGCAAAGGCATTGGCTGAGGAAATCAACCGATTAGCAAGTAATGATGCTTATTATAACGAGATTGCAGAACGCTGTTATAATAGAGCTTTGGAATTTGATATTAGCAATACAGTAAGTGGTTATGCTGATGTTTATATAAATATCTTTAATTAA
- a CDS encoding glycosyltransferase family 4 protein → MFLNQYFEVIGVAKDTGVLKVVSEREEIRVVDAPLERPISLVKDIKGLWFLYRLFRKEKPWCVHANTPKGSLLAMIAAWFAGVPHRVYLVTGLRYQGAHGVLRTVLKAMERLSCLFATNVIPEGQGVLHALQEDCITKKPLRVIWNGNINGIDTEFFTPVDNTNDKSDTFTFVFIGRMVKDKGMHELTECMRQLNCRLILVGTFEEEDAVSKSDKEFLTTSDKVKFVGWQSDVRPFLAQADALVFPSYREGFPNVPMQAGAMGLPSIVTNINGCNEIIKDGLNGKIIAAPLKEGSEVMQQALLNTMKWFIEHPEEAKRMGRNARPMIRERYEQKDIWKALKEFYDAL, encoded by the coding sequence ATGTTTTTGAACCAATACTTTGAGGTTATTGGTGTTGCAAAAGATACAGGGGTTCTGAAGGTAGTTAGTGAGCGAGAGGAAATCCGTGTTGTGGATGCTCCGTTAGAACGTCCTATAAGTTTGGTGAAAGATATAAAGGGCTTGTGGTTCTTGTATCGTCTGTTCCGTAAGGAGAAGCCATGGTGTGTACATGCTAATACTCCTAAGGGAAGCCTTTTGGCAATGATAGCTGCATGGTTTGCTGGTGTACCCCATAGAGTCTATTTGGTTACAGGACTTCGTTATCAGGGTGCTCATGGAGTTTTAAGGACGGTTCTCAAGGCGATGGAGCGCTTGTCATGTCTTTTTGCTACAAATGTTATTCCAGAAGGACAAGGGGTGTTACATGCTTTGCAAGAGGATTGCATTACTAAGAAGCCGTTGCGTGTGATTTGGAATGGAAATATTAACGGTATTGATACCGAGTTCTTTACCCCTGTTGATAATACCAATGATAAATCAGATACATTTACCTTTGTCTTTATTGGAAGAATGGTTAAAGATAAGGGAATGCACGAACTTACGGAGTGTATGCGACAGCTGAATTGTCGGTTAATATTGGTTGGTACTTTTGAGGAGGAGGATGCCGTTTCGAAATCAGATAAGGAGTTTTTGACAACTTCTGACAAGGTGAAGTTTGTCGGTTGGCAAAGTGATGTTCGTCCTTTCTTGGCTCAAGCTGATGCACTTGTCTTCCCAAGTTATCGTGAAGGATTTCCTAATGTGCCAATGCAAGCTGGTGCTATGGGATTGCCTTCTATTGTTACGAATATCAATGGCTGTAATGAAATTATTAAAGATGGTCTGAATGGTAAGATTATAGCTGCCCCTCTTAAAGAAGGATCTGAAGTTATGCAACAGGCTTTGCTTAATACTATGAAATGGTTTATTGAGCATCCTGAAGAGGCTAAACGTATGGGACGTAATGCACGTCCAATGATACGTGAAAGGTATGAGCAGAAGGATATTTGGAAGGCTTTAAAAGAGTTTTACGATGCTTTATAA
- a CDS encoding transcriptional regulator, whose amino-acid sequence MLYKIAHILRDKLPWIWDIIGIINSFLFGLRYGSKMKNVQNILSHFTKTTDEAGNAFSYRIESLGKDNLSMLVKMFAEQPASAFDFFKPHGFDKLALNKLAKDKSFLAYIVVAEGADQQKVCVGYFFQRSFFWGKSFRGYMTDYRWQRRGINKMMNLCATEISSLLGLRVFGTIAPNNIASMKSAQTANDIHIVETLPNGDYYVEYKPKTK is encoded by the coding sequence ATGCTTTATAAGATAGCACATATCCTACGTGACAAGTTACCTTGGATCTGGGATATTATAGGGATTATCAATTCCTTCCTTTTTGGATTAAGGTATGGAAGTAAAATGAAGAATGTTCAGAATATTCTTTCTCATTTTACTAAAACTACAGATGAGGCTGGTAATGCATTTTCCTATAGGATAGAGAGCCTTGGTAAGGATAATCTTTCTATGTTGGTAAAGATGTTTGCAGAACAGCCTGCGTCAGCCTTTGATTTCTTTAAACCTCATGGTTTTGACAAGCTGGCATTGAATAAGTTGGCAAAAGATAAAAGTTTTCTTGCTTATATCGTTGTTGCAGAAGGGGCTGATCAACAAAAAGTATGTGTTGGATATTTCTTCCAGCGGAGTTTCTTTTGGGGGAAATCCTTTCGTGGGTATATGACGGATTATCGTTGGCAACGTCGTGGAATCAATAAAATGATGAATCTATGTGCAACAGAGATTTCTTCATTGTTAGGTCTCCGAGTGTTTGGTACAATTGCACCAAATAATATTGCTTCTATGAAATCTGCTCAAACTGCTAATGATATTCATATTGTTGAAACATTACCTAATGGTGATTACTATGTAGAGTATAAACCAAAGACAAAATAA
- a CDS encoding GxxExxY protein yields the protein MNVEKELVCKNEAYQIIGAAMTVHNELGSGMREIVYGDALEIEFKLRGIPFQREQTFNVFYKGVELQHKFKCDFICFKNIIVELKAEKGLTDIDRSQIINYLKITKYPLGILINFGESSLMYERYI from the coding sequence ATGAATGTTGAGAAAGAATTGGTGTGTAAAAATGAGGCGTACCAAATAATTGGAGCTGCAATGACTGTTCATAATGAGTTGGGTAGTGGAATGCGTGAGATAGTTTATGGTGATGCTCTTGAGATAGAATTTAAATTACGAGGAATTCCTTTTCAACGGGAGCAGACATTCAATGTCTTTTATAAGGGAGTAGAGTTACAGCATAAGTTCAAATGTGACTTTATTTGCTTCAAGAATATAATTGTAGAACTTAAAGCTGAGAAGGGACTTACAGATATTGATCGCTCACAGATTATTAACTATTTGAAGATAACAAAATACCCATTGGGTATACTTATTAATTTTGGTGAGAGTTCTTTAATGTACGAACGTTATATATGA
- a CDS encoding sugar transferase codes for MFLKWLFDKLASLFGLLFLSPVLWVVAILIKVKMPGPILFCQKRVGQYGKLFTVYKFRSMTVKAEASVASRDSEATSIASTEQCRITPLGEKLRRYKLDELPELWNVLKGDMSFVGPRPDVPGYADQLQGEERDILKLKPGITGPASLKYRNEEELLASVENPAQYNDEVIFPDKVRLNLYYLKNYSFIKDIQMIVCTVLGKKMDYAGEKI; via the coding sequence ATGTTTTTAAAATGGTTATTTGATAAACTTGCATCTTTGTTTGGGTTGCTCTTCCTCAGTCCAGTATTATGGGTAGTAGCAATTCTAATCAAGGTGAAGATGCCTGGTCCTATATTGTTTTGTCAAAAGAGAGTGGGGCAGTATGGCAAACTGTTTACTGTATATAAGTTCAGATCGATGACAGTCAAGGCAGAGGCTTCTGTGGCAAGTAGGGATTCAGAAGCAACTTCTATTGCATCAACTGAACAGTGCCGTATCACACCACTTGGCGAGAAGCTTAGACGTTATAAGTTAGATGAGCTACCAGAACTCTGGAATGTTCTCAAAGGGGATATGAGCTTTGTCGGTCCACGTCCAGACGTTCCTGGTTATGCAGATCAGTTGCAAGGAGAAGAAAGAGATATTTTGAAGTTAAAGCCTGGAATAACAGGTCCAGCCAGCTTGAAATATAGAAATGAGGAAGAACTCTTAGCTTCTGTTGAGAATCCTGCTCAATATAATGATGAGGTTATTTTCCCTGATAAAGTTAGGTTAAACCTCTATTATTTAAAGAACTATTCCTTTATAAAAGATATTCAAATGATTGTCTGTACAGTTCTCGGTAAAAAGATGGACTATGCAGGTGAAAAAATATAA
- a CDS encoding aminotransferase class I/II-fold pyridoxal phosphate-dependent enzyme: MERNRVLLCLAHMSGNEMKYIQEAFDTNWVVPLGPNVNGFEDDLRRFSVSVSPSGERRNFLEKEEYPQTIMAHEDNPDNLWKESLPELEDKRIVALCSGTSAVHLALVALGVKAGDEVICQSFTFCASSHPVTYLGATPVFVDSEKETWNLDPALLEEAIKDRIAKTGKKPKAIIVVYLYGMPAKIKEILAVADKYDIPVVEDAAEGLGSRYEGQVCGTFGEYGVLSFNGNKMITTSGGGALVCPNEKARNNVMFYATQAREGYPYYQHEKIGFNYRMSNVCAGIGRGQMTVLDEHIAHHRHIAHLYEEAFSKIDGITFHANPSSEFDSNFWLNTMVLDPSVKVKGQENAYKTTVQGAVGGAAGVIHSVDNAHTDCEPNANVEAMRVFLDKANIESRPLWKPMHKQPCYKDCPAYVNGVSESLFKVGMCLPSGPLVTDDDVKYIVEKIKEAME, from the coding sequence ATGGAAAGAAATCGTGTTTTACTTTGTCTCGCTCACATGAGTGGTAACGAGATGAAATACATCCAAGAGGCGTTTGATACCAATTGGGTGGTGCCATTGGGACCAAATGTCAATGGTTTTGAAGATGACTTGAGACGTTTCTCAGTTTCTGTAAGTCCTTCAGGTGAAAGGAGAAACTTCCTTGAAAAAGAGGAATACCCACAGACAATTATGGCGCATGAGGATAATCCTGATAATCTTTGGAAGGAGTCTTTACCAGAATTGGAGGATAAGCGTATAGTTGCACTCTGTTCTGGTACCTCTGCTGTACACCTCGCTTTAGTTGCATTGGGAGTTAAAGCAGGCGATGAGGTCATTTGCCAGAGTTTTACCTTCTGTGCCAGTTCACATCCAGTAACTTACCTTGGTGCAACTCCTGTGTTTGTTGATTCAGAGAAGGAAACATGGAATCTTGACCCTGCACTTTTGGAGGAAGCTATTAAGGATAGAATTGCTAAGACCGGTAAGAAACCTAAAGCAATCATTGTAGTTTATCTTTATGGTATGCCTGCAAAGATAAAAGAAATTCTTGCAGTAGCAGATAAATATGATATCCCTGTTGTAGAGGATGCCGCAGAGGGTTTAGGTTCAAGATACGAAGGACAGGTATGTGGTACCTTTGGCGAGTATGGTGTTCTCTCATTTAATGGAAACAAGATGATTACTACATCAGGTGGTGGTGCACTTGTTTGTCCTAATGAGAAGGCTCGTAATAATGTGATGTTCTATGCAACACAGGCTCGTGAGGGTTATCCGTACTATCAGCATGAGAAGATAGGTTTCAACTATCGTATGAGTAATGTTTGTGCTGGTATCGGTCGTGGTCAGATGACAGTCTTGGATGAGCATATTGCTCATCACCGTCACATTGCTCATTTGTATGAAGAGGCTTTCAGTAAGATAGATGGTATTACCTTCCATGCAAACCCTTCATCGGAGTTCGATTCTAACTTCTGGCTGAATACAATGGTTCTTGACCCTTCTGTTAAGGTGAAAGGTCAGGAGAATGCATATAAGACAACAGTACAGGGAGCAGTAGGTGGTGCAGCTGGTGTTATTCATTCAGTAGATAATGCACATACTGATTGTGAACCAAATGCTAATGTTGAGGCTATGCGTGTCTTCCTTGATAAAGCCAATATTGAGAGCCGTCCTCTTTGGAAGCCAATGCACAAGCAGCCATGTTATAAGGATTGTCCAGCATACGTAAATGGAGTGAGCGAAAGTCTTTTCAAAGTAGGTATGTGTTTACCAAGTGGACCATTAGTAACAGATGATGATGTGAAATATATTGTGGAGAAGATAAAAGAGGCAATGGAATAA
- a CDS encoding ISL3 family transposase produces MNSSFLYHAWGLYTHECTCEEYKGNRIILHVQAKERIRCCPSCDARSIVKNGYRLRDFVGLPIGGKRVTIRMKVQRYKCKECDFDQQEKIPFATGSCGYTHRFAKYVVDLLRGMTLQDVSNHLGVSWDTVKEIHSSYLKRHYSPPSLEGVENIGIDEFAVRKGHVYKTIVVDLDSGRIIYVGDGKGSEALKKFWRKVKRKNIKIKHVATDLSAAFIASVMENCPDAVHVFDHFHVVKLMNEKLDDIRRKVYSMEKDINKRKVLKGTRYLLLGNGVDIFDKQHKTRLENALAMNEPLSKAYYLKEQLHQIWSQSMKAMAEKVLDDWIRQAEQSKITQLQKMAVTVKTYKKGILAWYDCHLSTGKVEGINNKIKVMKRNAYGFRDEKYFTLRLYALHDCRITRNVG; encoded by the coding sequence ATGAACAGCAGTTTCCTATATCATGCTTGGGGTCTTTATACCCACGAATGCACTTGTGAAGAGTACAAAGGTAATAGAATTATTTTGCATGTGCAAGCAAAAGAACGAATAAGATGTTGCCCTTCTTGTGATGCCCGCTCCATAGTAAAGAATGGGTATCGTTTACGAGACTTTGTTGGACTTCCCATAGGTGGCAAGCGAGTAACTATACGCATGAAGGTACAACGCTATAAATGTAAGGAATGTGACTTCGATCAGCAGGAGAAAATTCCTTTTGCCACTGGCAGTTGCGGCTATACTCACCGTTTTGCTAAGTATGTAGTAGATTTACTTCGTGGCATGACGCTTCAGGACGTATCGAATCATTTGGGCGTATCATGGGATACTGTAAAGGAAATACACTCCTCTTACCTTAAGCGTCATTATAGTCCTCCATCTTTAGAGGGTGTAGAGAATATTGGTATAGATGAGTTTGCTGTTAGGAAAGGACATGTCTATAAGACAATCGTCGTTGATTTGGACAGTGGCAGGATAATCTATGTTGGCGATGGCAAGGGTAGTGAAGCTCTGAAGAAATTCTGGCGGAAAGTCAAACGTAAGAATATAAAGATAAAGCATGTGGCAACAGACTTGTCTGCGGCTTTCATAGCCTCTGTTATGGAGAATTGTCCCGATGCAGTACATGTATTTGATCATTTCCATGTAGTGAAGTTAATGAACGAGAAACTTGATGATATCAGACGTAAAGTTTATAGTATGGAGAAAGATATAAATAAGCGTAAAGTACTCAAAGGAACAAGGTATCTGCTACTCGGCAATGGTGTAGACATCTTTGATAAACAGCACAAGACAAGGCTTGAGAATGCCTTAGCTATGAATGAGCCATTGTCAAAAGCATACTATTTGAAGGAACAACTCCATCAGATATGGTCGCAATCCATGAAGGCTATGGCAGAAAAAGTGCTTGATGACTGGATAAGACAGGCTGAACAAAGTAAGATAACACAATTACAGAAAATGGCTGTTACCGTGAAAACCTATAAGAAAGGGATCCTTGCCTGGTACGATTGCCATCTATCAACGGGAAAAGTTGAAGGTATTAATAACAAGATAAAGGTTATGAAACGAAATGCGTATGGATTTAGGGACGAGAAATACTTTACTCTACGACTTTATGCACTGCATGACTGCCGTATCACTCGAAATGTCGGATGA
- a CDS encoding tetratricopeptide repeat protein, translating to MAVRRTGKLIIMLLLCLTTSIPAFAQKNKDTEELGKALEYFTSAKYHEALLIFQRLDKEYKLNERFKAYIGLCYYHDWDYEAAVKYLEGVMPKLEVFAPHERSVYYYTTAESKFNLKQYKEAIPYYEKTLTVCYEREKGDVYYRLGLCNMFLQSWKPAYDQYMNAEKIYNQYKQEENVQGRLAQIKRMVAACWTNYEATLPKDSLSKTTDNTTNKDNKTTQLKNISTIINSLISTMLLPSTTPDNVKDIIKKEEKIKLEK from the coding sequence ATGGCTGTAAGAAGAACTGGAAAATTAATCATAATGCTTCTGCTATGCCTTACAACTTCTATCCCTGCATTTGCACAAAAGAACAAGGATACTGAAGAATTAGGGAAAGCACTGGAATACTTTACTTCGGCAAAGTATCATGAAGCCCTGCTTATCTTTCAGCGATTGGATAAAGAATATAAGCTTAACGAACGTTTCAAAGCTTATATAGGTCTTTGCTATTACCATGATTGGGATTATGAAGCAGCAGTTAAATACTTAGAGGGTGTTATGCCTAAATTGGAAGTATTTGCGCCACATGAGCGGTCAGTCTACTATTATACAACCGCAGAAAGCAAGTTCAACTTAAAGCAATACAAGGAGGCAATCCCCTATTATGAGAAAACACTAACCGTATGTTATGAACGAGAAAAAGGAGATGTCTATTATAGGTTGGGCTTATGCAATATGTTTCTACAATCATGGAAACCAGCATACGACCAATATATGAATGCTGAAAAGATTTATAACCAGTATAAACAGGAAGAAAATGTGCAGGGACGACTTGCACAGATAAAACGTATGGTTGCTGCTTGTTGGACAAATTATGAGGCTACATTGCCTAAGGATTCTTTGTCGAAAACAACAGACAACACGACCAATAAAGATAATAAGACGACGCAATTAAAAAACATATCGACAATTATCAACTCATTGATTTCTACGATGTTATTACCATCCACAACGCCAGATAATGTAAAAGATATTATCAAAAAAGAAGAGAAAATAAAACTTGAAAAATAA
- a CDS encoding 2-amino-4-hydroxy-6-hydroxymethyldihydropteridine diphosphokinase: MKTIIALGSNSNQEENIFKAQTLLKQRFEGVKFSDTQWTEPIGIKSDKFLNCIGTFDTKLSLNQVIQCLKEIEQTMGDSHENHQIGKVLIDIDLAQYGEKIVKKIIWL; this comes from the coding sequence ATGAAGACAATCATTGCACTTGGCTCAAATTCTAATCAGGAGGAGAATATTTTCAAAGCTCAGACACTACTGAAACAACGTTTCGAGGGTGTCAAATTCTCTGATACACAATGGACTGAACCGATTGGAATAAAGTCTGACAAATTCTTGAATTGTATAGGAACTTTTGATACAAAATTATCTCTCAACCAAGTAATACAATGCTTAAAGGAAATAGAACAAACTATGGGTGACTCTCACGAAAATCATCAAATAGGAAAAGTTCTGATTGATATTGACCTTGCACAATATGGCGAGAAGATTGTAAAAAAGATAATATGGCTGTAA
- a CDS encoding glucosaminidase domain-containing protein, translating into MFSTVASGQARWNQVYQSYIDQYKDMAIEGMLKYGVPASITLAQGLLESGAGRGRLVLLGNNHFGIKCHGWLGRTISHDDDAKGECFRAYDSALESFEDHCKFLRDRPRYRSLFSLDRSDYRGWAYGLKRAGYATNPVYAQSLINLIELYKLYEYDKAKSFDRFMAHHSGENSVVRGIENGRPNPVQVLGAHPINKYNDNYYVIVRQGDSFKSLSKELEISAGKLAKYNERDKHERLIPGEYIWLKKKQKKAPKEFKKRPYYVRKSESLYDIAQRYGIRLKSLVKKNEKIAERGLRIGDEVILY; encoded by the coding sequence ATGTTTTCTACCGTAGCGTCGGGACAGGCAAGGTGGAATCAAGTTTATCAATCCTATATTGATCAGTATAAAGACATGGCTATTGAAGGTATGCTGAAGTATGGCGTACCTGCAAGTATCACGTTAGCACAAGGTCTGCTCGAGAGTGGGGCAGGGCGTGGAAGACTTGTTCTTCTTGGTAATAATCACTTTGGTATTAAATGTCATGGTTGGCTGGGTCGTACGATTTCACATGATGATGATGCAAAAGGAGAGTGTTTCCGTGCATATGATAGTGCGTTAGAAAGTTTTGAAGATCATTGTAAGTTTCTTCGTGACCGTCCCCGTTATAGAAGTCTGTTCAGTTTGGATAGATCCGATTATCGTGGTTGGGCGTATGGATTGAAGCGAGCAGGTTATGCTACCAATCCTGTCTATGCACAGAGTCTCATAAATCTTATTGAGCTTTATAAACTTTACGAGTATGATAAGGCGAAAAGTTTTGATCGCTTTATGGCTCATCATAGTGGTGAGAATTCTGTTGTTCGAGGCATAGAAAATGGTCGTCCAAATCCTGTTCAGGTTTTGGGTGCACATCCTATCAATAAATACAATGACAACTATTATGTTATTGTAAGACAGGGAGATTCTTTTAAGTCGTTAAGTAAAGAATTAGAAATTAGTGCAGGCAAGTTGGCTAAGTACAATGAACGTGATAAGCATGAACGTCTGATTCCGGGAGAGTATATCTGGTTGAAGAAGAAGCAAAAGAAAGCTCCGAAGGAGTTTAAGAAGCGTCCATATTATGTACGCAAGTCAGAGAGCTTATACGATATTGCGCAACGTTATGGTATTCGTTTGAAGAGTCTTGTGAAGAAGAACGAAAAGATTGCCGAGCGTGGTCTGAGAATTGGTGACGAGGTGATATTGTATTAA